Genomic DNA from Neisseria lisongii:
GCACCGGGCATTACCGAGGAAGAACGCCGCAAAATCGGCGAAGCCTGCGCCGATGCCTGCAAACGTATCGGCTACCGTGGTGCGGGTACATTCGAATTTCTGTATGAAAACGGCGAATTTTTCTTTATCGAAATGAACACCCGTGTTCAAGTAGAACATCCCGTTACCGAGCTGATTACCGGCGTGGACATCGTTCAGGAACAAATCCGCATTGCCGGCGGCGAGCCGCTGCCGTACACGCAGGACGACATCAAAATCCAAGGCCATGCCTTTGAATGCCGTATCAACGCCGAAGACCCGTACAACTTTATTCCGAGTCCGGGTCTGATTGAAAGCTGCCACCTGCCGGGCGGTTTAGGCGTGCGTGTAGACAGCCACATCTACCAAGGCTACCGCATTCCGCCGCACTACGACAGCCTGATCGGTAAAATCTGCGTACTCGGCAAAACCCGCACACAAGCCATGGCAAAAATGCGTGTCGCCCTTGCCGAACTGGCGGTAACCGGCATCAAAACCAATACCGCCCTGCACCGCGACCTGTTTGCCGATCCGGGCTTCGAGCAAGGCGGTGTCAGCATTCACTATCTCGAACAGTGGCTGGAAAAACGCAAACAGCAGCATGATTGTTCCCGATAGCTGCAACATGCTTTGATACACAGCAAACCGACAGCAAATAAATGTTCGTGTTTGGTTTTATCGTTAAAACACCGGATTTTCCATACAAAAGCAGGCGTAGGTTGTGGTTAGCGAGGCACGAGCGTAACCCAACAAAACCTTATGTTTTAAAGTATTTACAATCGTGTCGGGTCTCGACCCGACCTACGCCCTGTTTAAAAGCCGTATGAATAATTCAGTGTATTTACGATACGCCGTCTGAAAACAAGCGTAGCGAGTTTCTGCGCAGCTAAAATCGACTTTTCAGACGGCTCATTCCTAAGAAAGCCCCCTCCCCATGTCTTACCAACAAATTACCATCCCCGTCAACGACACCGTTGCCGAACGCCTTGCCGATGCCCTGATGGAACACGGCGCACTCTCCGCCGCCATCGAAGACGCTTACGCCGGCACGGAAAACGAACAGGCGATTTTCGGCGAACCGGGTATGCCGACCGAACAAATCTGGCAACAAAGCAAAGTTATCGCCCTTTTCGGCGGCGAAGACGATGCCGCCGCCATCGTCCGCCAAGCCGCCGCAGCCTGCGGATTGGGCGAACTTCCCTGCCACAGCGAAATTCTCGAAGAACAAGATTGGGTACGCCTGACCCAAGCCCAGTTTGACCCGATCCAAATCTCCGACCGCCTGTGGATTACCCCCTCATGGCACGAAGTACCCGATGCCGATGCCGTCAATCTCCAACTCGACCCCGGCCTCGCCTTCGGCACCGGAAGCCACCCGACCACCCGCCTCTGCCTGCAATGGCTGGACAACGAGCTTAAAGGCGGCGAAAGCGTTTTAGACTACGGCTGCGGTTCCGGCATTCTCGCCATCGCCGCCCTCAAACTCGGCGCAGGTTCCGCCGTCGGTGTCGATATTGACGAACAGGCCATCCGTGCCAGCAACGACAACGCCGCCCAAAACAACGTCGCCGCACAATTCCACCTGCCCGACAGCCTGCCCGAAGGCCAATTCGATGTCGTCGTCGCCAACATTCTCGCCAACCCGCTGCGTATGCTCGGCGAAATGCTCGCCAACCGCACCAAAACCGGAGGCCGCATCGTCCTCTCCGGCCTGTTGGACGAACAAATCACCGAACTGAGCGACATCTACGCCCAATGGTTCGACATGCAGCCCGCCCAAACCGAAGACGGCTGGGCCCGCCTGAGCGGTATCAAACGCTGATTCGGCCATCGCCTGATAAACCAAGGCCGTCTGAAAACGAGGGTAACGAGTTTCTGCGAAGCTAAAATCCGATTTTCAGACGGCCTTGGTTATATATAGTCAATCCACTTAATAATCCATACAATTTAAATCCGATACTTGTAGGGTGCGAGCCAAAGCACGCACCTGTTCTGTGAGTTTTATAGTCAATCCACTTAAAAATCCATACAATTTCCAAATACACTCGTCATTCCGACGAAAGTCGGAATCTATCTGTCAGATTCAGAAACCATAAAGAAAAAACAGTTACCTAAACCGCCGAAATGGATTCCGACTTTCGTCGGAATGACGGGCGTGTTGGGTTTGGAATGTACTAGAAATTGGGTTGATTTACTATATAGTTAAAACACCAAATTTTCTGTACAAATTGGCAAGCTAAGTTGGTCCACCGGCACTTTGTTCCCCGTCCCGCTGGCGGGAAGGGGCTAGGGGAAGGGTGGCTCGTTGTAGCGTCATATTTTTTCGGTTGATTTACTATAGTCAAAGCCGTCTGAAAATCTAATTTTAGCTTCGCAGAAACTCGTTACCCTCGTTTTCAGACGGCATTGATGTGGAATTTAAGAACACGTGCCTGCTTAGGCAAGCACGCTACACACGATTCCCCGTCCCGCTGGCGGGAAGGGGTTAGGGGAAGGGTGGTTCACTTGGGTTGTAATATTTTTTGGTGAATTCACTATAGTTAATTCACTTAATAAAGAGAACGGGCGTAGGTTGGGTCGAGGCTCAACACGATTGCAAATACCTTGAAACATAAGATTTTGTTGGGTTACGCCCGTGCCTCGCTAACCACAATCTTCGCCTGCTTTTGTATGAAAAATTCGGTATTTTAACTATACAAAAACGGGCAACCTTATTCTTCCGCCCTGCCCAAAATCATCGCATCGCCATAGCTGAAGAAACGGTATTGCTGTTCGACCGCATGGCGGTAAACGTTGCGGATGTGTTCCATGCCCGATAATGCGCTGACCAGCATCAGCAGCGTGGATTTCGGCAAGTGGAAATTGGTAATCAAACGATCAACCACTTTGAAACGGTAGCCCGGCGTGATAAAAATATCCGTATCGCCCTGCCCCGCTTTCAGACGGCCTTCGGCACGGGCGGCGGATTCCAAGGCACGCATGGATGTTGTTCCGACTGCCCAGATTTTGTTTCCCCGACTCTGCGCCGCCTCGATTTTGTCCACCACCGACTGCGGCACATCAAACCATTCGCTGTGCATTTTATGGTCGGCAATATTCTCCACCCGCACCGGCTGGAATGTTCCCGCACCGACATGCAGCGTTACCTCCGCCATTTCCACGCCTTTTGCCGCCAGCTTCGCCAGCAGTTCCTCAGTAAAATGCAGACCCGCCGTCGGCGCAGCCACCGCCCCCTGATATTTGGCATACACCGTCTGATAACGGCTGTCGTCCTCATCATCGGCGGCACGCTCGATATAAGGCGGTAGCGGAAGGCGGCCGTTTTCCTCCAACAAACGATACACCGATTCGCTGCCCGCAAAACGCAGGCAAAACAGTTCCCCCGCCCGCTCCAGCATCACCGCCTGCACGCCGCCCTCAAAAATCAGCTCCGTCCCCGGTTTCGGCGACTTGGACGAACGGATATGCGCCAGCGCCGTATGCTCGTCCAACACCCGCTCAATCAACGCCTCGATTTTACCGCCGCTTGCCTTCTGCCCGAATAAGCGTGCCTTCATCACCTTGGTATTGTTAAACACCAACACATCGCCCGCCGCCACATAATCGGCAACATCGGCAAACGCCGCATCCCGAATCGGAAGCGACGGCAAGGCCACCAGCAAACGGCTGCTGCCCCGCACTTCTGGCGGATATTGGGCAATCAATTCATCAGGCAATTCAAAATCAAAATCGGCAATATTCATCAGTAGCTTCCGCATAGTCAAACGACCGCTATTATATAGCGAATCCCCACCCCCCGCATGGCTTTTCAGGGCTAACGTCAGGCCGTCTGAAAATGAGCGTAGCGAGTTTCTGCGCAGCTAAAACGGTATTCTGCCGTAGGGTGCGGGTTACCGCACCGCTTTGCTTTATTGCTTCAATCTTCATTCAATGGTGCGATTACTCGCACCCTACCTGATTTCAGTAGCAACTGTATTTTTCACCCCGTCGGGCAAAAATACAAAAACGGTTAGTCTGAAGGCCGGTCTGAACAAAACCGGCAATACTTCAACATGATCAAACAGCACTCACTGCCGCCAAACGATCCCGCATCATCGCATTCAGAATCGTCAGCAGCTTACGCATACAGGCCGTTACCGCCACTTTGTACGGCTTACCCCGCAAACGCAGACGTTGGTAGAAGTCCTTAATCCTCGGTTCGTAGTGTGCCGCCACCATCGCCGCCATATACAGCGTTTTGCGTACAGCACTGCGCCCGCCGAAACAGCGGCTTTTAAACTTCATTGTGCCGCTTTCTTTCACATAAGGGGCGACACCTACCAAACCGGCAATCTGTTTATGCGATACTCTGCCCAATTCCGGCAACATCGCACATAAGGTCGCCGCAGTGGTCGGACCGATACCTTTGATGCTTTGCAGCAGACTGCTTTTGTCGCCAAAATGAGTGTCGTTATGTTCTTCGATCTGTTTGTCCAAAGCAGCAATCAGTATGTCGAAATGTGCGATCAGTGCTTCAACACTTTGAATCTGTGTTTCATGTACCTGCTGCAAACGGTTTTTTTCGGCACTGCGCATTTCAACCAGTTGAGTGCGGCGGCTGATTAAGGCTTCGAGGATTTCTTCTGCCTCACTCGGCGGCGTATAGAGCTGCCGTTCCCAATCGGGCTTTTGTGTGATTACCTGTGCGTAAAACGCCAACATTTTGGCATCGGCCGCATCGGTTTTGGTGAGTGATTGCGACTGTGCGAATTGGTGCGTCTGACGGGGATTGGCAATGATGACTTTGAATCCTGCCCGGTGCAGTGCTTTGGCCAATGGGATTTCCAGTCCGCCGGTGCTTTCCATCACAACCAGTGAGACCTGATGTTTTTTCAGGTATTCGATGGTGTGGAGAAAGCCTTTTTGGTTGTTGGTCTCGGTTTTGGTCTTTTTGGAAGACGTGATGCCGATAACGAAGTTTCGTTTGGCGATGTCGATACCGCCGTA
This window encodes:
- the queA gene encoding tRNA preQ1(34) S-adenosylmethionine ribosyltransferase-isomerase QueA, which translates into the protein MNIADFDFELPDELIAQYPPEVRGSSRLLVALPSLPIRDAAFADVADYVAAGDVLVFNNTKVMKARLFGQKASGGKIEALIERVLDEHTALAHIRSSKSPKPGTELIFEGGVQAVMLERAGELFCLRFAGSESVYRLLEENGRLPLPPYIERAADDEDDSRYQTVYAKYQGAVAAPTAGLHFTEELLAKLAAKGVEMAEVTLHVGAGTFQPVRVENIADHKMHSEWFDVPQSVVDKIEAAQSRGNKIWAVGTTSMRALESAARAEGRLKAGQGDTDIFITPGYRFKVVDRLITNFHLPKSTLLMLVSALSGMEHIRNVYRHAVEQQYRFFSYGDAMILGRAEE
- the prmA gene encoding 50S ribosomal protein L11 methyltransferase, encoding MSYQQITIPVNDTVAERLADALMEHGALSAAIEDAYAGTENEQAIFGEPGMPTEQIWQQSKVIALFGGEDDAAAIVRQAAAACGLGELPCHSEILEEQDWVRLTQAQFDPIQISDRLWITPSWHEVPDADAVNLQLDPGLAFGTGSHPTTRLCLQWLDNELKGGESVLDYGCGSGILAIAALKLGAGSAVGVDIDEQAIRASNDNAAQNNVAAQFHLPDSLPEGQFDVVVANILANPLRMLGEMLANRTKTGGRIVLSGLLDEQITELSDIYAQWFDMQPAQTEDGWARLSGIKR
- a CDS encoding IS110 family transposase, which codes for MQDRFMMSTQNYGGIDIAKRNFVIGITSSKKTKTETNNQKGFLHTIEYLKKHQVSLVVMESTGGLEIPLAKALHRAGFKVIIANPRQTHQFAQSQSLTKTDAADAKMLAFYAQVITQKPDWERQLYTPPSEAEEILEALISRRTQLVEMRSAEKNRLQQVHETQIQSVEALIAHFDILIAALDKQIEEHNDTHFGDKSSLLQSIKGIGPTTAATLCAMLPELGRVSHKQIAGLVGVAPYVKESGTMKFKSRCFGGRSAVRKTLYMAAMVAAHYEPRIKDFYQRLRLRGKPYKVAVTACMRKLLTILNAMMRDRLAAVSAV